A window of Syngnathus typhle isolate RoL2023-S1 ecotype Sweden linkage group LG9, RoL_Styp_1.0, whole genome shotgun sequence genomic DNA:
AGTAAGCGCTCGAATGTCTCCTTTCGATTAAATCGGACGTGTCTCGTGTTACCGTAATACCCAGCGAGCGTTTATACCCTTGTCCCAGATTGCGTTACCTCATCCTACATTCCCGTGAAGCAGTTTGATCTGAGCGAGAAGAGTCCAGTCTTCTTTGAGGTGGAGGAGTTTGTGCCATACATCGCCAAATGCTCCCAACCTTTCACCATCTACAACAATCACCTCTACGTCTACCCCAAATTCTTAAAGTACGACGGCCAGAAGTCTTTTGCAAAGGTATCAGCTTGTTGAACGccgacatgtttttctttttggagtACACCTCGTGACTTGTTGTGTCTGACCAAAGGCTCGGAACTTGGCCGTCTGCATTGAGTTTATGGACTCAGATGATGAAGACGCTTTACCAATTAAGGTATTctgattaattaaaataataatcccACACATCGGAAACTTTACGCCAAATTTTTGCCATCATTTCACAGTGCATCTACGGGCGGCCTGGAGGACCTCTGTTTCGTAAAAGTGCCTTTGCTGCGGTATTGCATCATCAGCAGAATCCCGAGTTCTACGATGAGGTTATTAGTACAAGAAACACTATGTCCCTCCAGTCCATGCCGGAATATTGATGTCTTGATATCTCGCCCAGTTTAAGATTGAACTTCCAACCCAGCTTCACGAGAAACATCATCTCCTCTTCACTCTCTATCACGTCAGCTGTGAAAGCAACAGCAAGGCTAGCACGAAAAAGAGAGAGCAGGTTGAGACGCAAGGTAGCTAAATCGCGTAATATCTTCAAAGTTACTGGGGAAATGAACACATTCTTTATTTTCCGAATCCTTAGTGGGTTACGCCTGGCTTCCTCTGCTGAAAGACGGCCGTGTGATCATGAACGATTGTCACATCCCCGTGGCAGCCAACCTGCCCGCTGGATATCTCAGCTGCCAGGGAGGTGCCAGCAAGGTAATGGAGCCAGGTTTTTAGTTTTgacacaaaaaaattacaagGCTCCAATTACTCTGTACTGTTTATTTTTAGCATTCAGGCCCCGAAGTCAAATGGGTTGATGGAGCCAAGCCTTTATTTAAGGTGTCGACTCACCTCGTGTCCACCATTTACACTCAGGTTAGTGTTGTTCGACTGTTTTGAAATGACGACTCATGCCGTCACCTGTCAGTGAACCATCTTTGTGTTTCAGGATCAACATTTGCACAATTTCTTTCATCACTGTCAGAGTGTTGCATCATCACCCCAAGCACCGGGATGTGAACTGGTCAAATACCTGAAGGTTAATATACACATGGGAAAACTTCAGCGGTACGAGTGTAAACATGACGGACTTACTTCTTGGCTACTCTTTCATCAGAGTCTGCACGCCATGGAAAGTCACGTGATGATCAAGTTCTTGCCTACCACTCTGAATCAACTGTTTCGGGTGCTGACCAGCGCCAGCCAAGAAGACGTAGCGGTCAACGTCACCAGGCGAGTATCTCCGGCTTACCCCTCGTGCACTGAAGATTCATTCGGTCCGAACCTCCCTTTTCTTGTTGGTCTTGTAGAGTCATGATCCACATTGTGGCCCAGTGTCATGAGGAGGGATTGGAGCATTACCTGAGGTCATATGTGAAGGTGAAAAAATATTGTTACTTTATTTTTTCTCACAGCGTGAAGGATATCTATTTCtcgatagctagctagctaaataGGGCAGGTTAGCTGTAATCCATCGCCATCTAGCTAGCTATCATCCATCTTCAGGTAGCAGCTATCTAGCTAGCCATCTGTTCTAAAAAATTTTTATCTATCTTACcacccatccatcatccatcctttATTGATTATCACAGCTTCCTCGCCATTATTATTGTGTTTTTCCAGTTTGTTTTCAAGACTGAGCCATACACAGTGTCCACCAGCCGAAGCGTCCACGAAGAGCTGGCTAAAGCCATGACCGCCATCTTGAAGCCTTCTACCGACTTCCTCACATGTAACAAGCTGCTCAAGGTGATCTATTGGTGCTTTTTAGCGGATTAGTGTGTATAATTATGTGATGATTTTACTTCTTTTCTTCCCCACAGTATTCCTGGTATTTCTTTGAAGCCTTAGTCAAGTCCATGGCTCAGTATTTGGTTGAGAGCTGTAAAGTGAAGGTAAATTTACCCACAAGGTTGGGATGCAAGTTGACTCAGAGGTCTGCTTCATGACACCTCATCTCCTTGGCTCTCAGTTTAGCGACATGTCTGGTCTTGTGGATAGCCACAGCACCACAAAGTAACAACAAGTCTCTTCAACACTTATTCAGTGTACAGTTTCATTTGCCGCCATTTGTTCATACCCCATAAAGTAACCACATACatgtttttccccccacatttaTAATCATAAGGCTTTCGTGATTTATTACCACATACTCATAATATTTAATCCAATGAGTCAATTCTTGGACAAACGTATTCAGACCCCCGAAGTCTCACTGACTAACAACCCGGTTGTGCCCATCAGCTGTCTCGGAATCAGAGATTCTCAGCATCCTTTCATCACACCGTCGAGACTGTGGTCAACATGATGATGCCTCACATCACTCAAAAATACAAAGACAATCTAGATGCTGCCAGGAATGCCAACCATAGCCTGGCTGTCTTCATCAAGGTTTGTTCATCTAACATTTTAACTTCCACATTTGATGTCACAATTTGTAACTCATGACAAAATCACCCGCTTCAGCGCTGTTTCAACCTGATGGACCGAGGTTTCGTGTTTAAACAAATCAACAACTACATCAATTGCTTTATGCCTGGAGATCCCAAGGTATGTAGTTTTATTATAAATGTGAATTATTTACAATATCAATTGCGgttttgatggatggatgatttgtTGTTCCCAACGCAGACGCTGTTTGAGTTCAAGTTTGAGTTCCTCCGTGTTGTGTGCAACCACGAGCACTATGTTCCTTTGAACCTGCCCATGCCTTTCGGAAAAGGGAGGATACTGAGATTTCAAGGTAGGCGAGTTGTCATCAATGCTGAAATTAGACTTGGTGACTACGTGTCATGACTGTTGGTCCTTTATGACTTTCAGTCCTTGATTATGCTATTGATAGAATGATAGAGTGGAGATCATCTCCTCTGCCTGCACTTCCTCCCCTCAGACCTCCAACTGGATTACTCGCTGACAGATgacttttgcaagaaccacttccTGGTTGGACTGCTTCTACGAGAGGTCAACGCAGCCCTGCAGGAGTTCAGGGAGATTCGACAGACAGCCATTCAAGTCCTAAAGAACCTGATGATGAAGCACACGTTTGATGACCGCTACACTTCCAAAGTAAGTGGCGCCGCGTTTCCTCAGGGTTCTCATTCACCTCTGTGTCGGAttgttgttggagactgctgcTGAGTGATTCATGTGTTTGCCAGAGTCAGCAGGCGAGGTTGGCGACCCTCTACTTGCCTCTGTTTGGTTTGCTGCAAGAGAATGTCAACAGGCTGAATGTGAAGGAAGTGACCCCCTTCACCGTCAACCACTGCAATAGCGTAAGGGCGGCACCCAGCGGCGACATTTGAACTTGCATGTAACTCGCTACAAAATCGTTTCacaaaactttcaactgtaatttgtggaaaaattaaaatatcaCAAATTTCAATACatacattcaaataaataaataaataaataaatggctcTGATTaaccaattaccgtattttccggcctataaggcgcaccggactataaggcgcaccttcaatgaatggcccattttaaaacgttatccttatataaggcgcaccggactataaggcgcaccattaatgcatcatgtcagatttttaatccaaatcattctccattttatcttttttatttcaacttcagacggaacaaattactttataatcataaaataatgatccatagtctttttgagtcatgattcatagtcttcagcgggccacttatgattgatttcatgacacaatacttcgggccagtttgaatttaggaatttggtccatatataaggcgcaccggactataaggcgcactgttggtttttgagaaaattttaggtttttaggtgcgccttataaggcggaaaatacggtagttaaacaCAGAGGACAAAAGGGCAAGCAGCCCTTTACACTCACATTCATATGCATGCTATCGGTTATATTTGCCTTGTAAAATGATTCTGCTGTTAACTCCGGTGTGCAAATATTAAAATCATCTTGTTTTTATCAGAATGGAAGAGAAGATTCTCTCCTCACCAACACTTTGATGACACCGCCCAGATCCAGCACTTTTTTGGACACCAGCTTGCACAAAGATGTTTTTGGAGCTATCTCCGGAACTGGTGAGTTCAGAAATGCTGATGGCGCAAATGTCGGGAAACATAATAGTTATCTCcctaaagaaaataaaagcatCTACGAATAATAAATCCTCCTGTTCTTTGTAGCCTCCCCTCACGCATCCTCGACACCCAATGTTAACTCTGTGCGCCACGCAGATTCCCGAGGCTCCCTCATCAGCACCGACTCTGGAAACAGTCTACCGGAGAGGAACACAGAAAAGGGCAACTCTTTAGACAAGGTATATGTCACAAACTCACAATGTCAATAAAGTTTTCAGATATGTTCAAATTGACTAAAATCATTTGTCACAGAGTCAGCCGGCCTCGTCAATGGGCAGCCTGCTCCGATGCGATAAACTCGAGCAGGCAGAGATCAAGAGCTTCCTCATGTGCTTCCTACATCTGCTCAAAAGCATGTCCGAGGGTAAGATGTTTTTGCCCATTCCAATAAAAACTAAATCGAGCTAACTGGCTGTAACCCTCCAGACGCTTTGTTTACGTACTGGAACAAAGCGACATCTGCTGAGCTGATGGACTTCTTCACGCTGGTCGAGTAAGACAACATCAACTTTTCACCTGAgggaaaatgtttcttttatttccatagactcattttttttccccccattagaGTGTGTCTCCATCAATTCAGATACATGGGAAAGAGGTACATTGCAAGGTAATGTTGATGTTGTGATGTGGAAATGAAACACATCCAATTTGTTAGTTTTAACTTGTCGTCAAATAAATCACTTTTCTTGCCTTATTGTCCTGTAAACAGCGAAtgatataaaatattttcaacTAACAGCTCAGACTTCAACTAGGATCTTTAGATGTTTGCTGCCTTTTTGTCCCTCTAATTCCCGCTGCTGTTTTTCTACTCACATTAATGCTGGCAAGTTTAATTAAAACCTGGCTCCTGCCCTCTCCTGCTTGGGTAAGACAATTGTGTGGAATAGACAActgcatgactttttttttttttgtgcggttGCAATCATGACAACTTGCATGGCTTGCACTGTTAGATAAAATTATTAGCTATTGCATGATGTCACTATTGAAGTGCAACAACACGGCAATGGAGTTCCAAAAACTTAGACTATACTCAGACTATACAGCTACTGACTTTCCGAGTGCTTTTCCATAAGTCATCCTAACCTGCTCCACTAACTCTGGTCCGCTTGTAGAGTCATCAATCTCTGTCCTGTTTCCTCACCAGGAACCAGGACGGGGCAGGACACGTAGCGCATGAGAGGAAGTCTCAGACTCTGCCTGTGTCCCGTAACAGGGCGGGAATGATGCATGCCCGCTTACAACAGCTCAGCAGCCTGGATAACTCATATACTTTTAACCACAGTAAGTTCACCATACATGTCAACATGCATCTTAAagctacaaacaaaaaaagccccGCCTTCTCATCCTATCATCATCATCTAATTCAAAACCCAATCCGCTGTCAAGAATGACTTTTGGAAGGCTGAGTTAGCTTTTTCTGCCTTTAAAACATTGTGACAAGTTTCTTACCAAAGTTTCTTTGTGCTTTCAGTGTAAAAAAGATTTCAAGTATTCTTGGAATATCTGTAGAGCATGGTAAGAATGTATCAGGGTGGCAGGCAGTTTTCAAACATTCACGACCTCTGTTGGGGGGCTCGGCATCACGTTTTTCCTCCCACTCACACTCGTCGCTCGCATTTTATGACTACATTGGTTGGATTTCAGCATTTCACTGACTTCAACCTCACCTTTCCCATTTGCATTTGCTTGACATTCAAGTTTGATGTATACTATTATTTCAATTCACACAAAAGTATTATTTTTGCCCTCGCTAAGTAACGTTATTTACTCTGAATATGAAATGTGAACATACTACAGCCGTCTGCTCTTTTTAGCTTACAGTCACATGGATGCCGACACGTTGAACCATTCTCTGCTGGATGCCAATATCGCCACTGAAGTGTGCCTCACCGTCCTGGACACCCTCAGTATCTTTATCATGGGtttcaaggtaaaaaaaaaaactatgacagCACAACTTTTTAAAGTGCATTGTGTCACTTTCCACTTACTTTCAATTTTAGACCCAATTGTGCGCTGACCACGGCCACAGCCCGTTGATGAAGAAAGTTTTTGAAGTCCACCTGTGTTTTCTGCGAATTAATCAGTCAGAAACTGCCCTCAAACAGGTCTTCACCTCATTGCGGACTTTCATCTACAAGGTGGGGATGAAGATTTTTATCATCATCCGATTTTAATGCATTGCAGCTCACTCGCCGCTTCTGTTTTTGCAGTTTCCCAGCACGTTTTTTGAGGGCCGCGCTGACATGTGCGCCGCATTCTGCTACGAGATCTTAAAGTGTTGTAACTCCAAATTGAGCTCCATTCGCAGCGATGCCGCCCATCTGCTCTACTTTCTCATGAAGAGCAATTTTGACTACACGGGGCGCAAGTCTTTTGTCAGGACACATTTGCAGGTAGGCTTGATTGACTTGCGGTGTTTCCAAACCTTTATTGAGTAAAGACAGAAAAGGaaaagtgtgtttgtttttttttaggtggtgaTTGCTGTCAGTCAGTTGATAGCCGACGTCATCGGGATTGGAAGTACTCGCTTCCAGCACTCCTTGTCTATAATCAACAATTGTGCCAATAGTGACAGAACAATCAAGGTCCGCGTTTTCTTTCTTATGTTTGAGTTATTGGGTAAGAATGTACCggtaatttaaaacaaaaaagttttccTCAACAGAACACAGCTTTCCCATCCGATGTGAAGGACCTGACCAAGCGAATCCGAACAGTGTTGATGGCCACAGCTCAGATGAAGGAGCACGAGAGAGACCCCGAAATGCTGGTGGACCTCCAATACAGCCTGGCCAAGTCTTACACCAGCACACCAGAGCTCAGGAAAACCTGGCTGGACAGCATGGCGCGGATTCACGTCAAGAATGGAGATTTGTCTGAGgtccgtggaaaaaaaaatattaataaaatcGAGGGTGAAGTGAAGTCCCTGATTTTATTGTCGTCATTTCTTCCAGGCGGCCATGTGCTACGTTCATGTGGCAGCGCTGGTGGCAGAATACCTGCGGAGAAAAGGTACCCTGCATTCAGAAGTTCTCCTTTCACACCGATGTAAACATTGCACCTTTTCCGCAGGCATGTTCAAACAAGGCTGCTCGGCGTTCGAAGTCGTGACGCCGAACGTCGACGAAGAAGCGGCCATGATGGAGGACGTCGGCATGCAGGACGTCCACTTTAACGAAGTAGGTTTTACTTGTGTACATTTTCATCCACTATATTCATCCTAAAAAATGAATATTTCTCTCAGGACGTCCttatggagcttttggaggagtGCGCCGACGGCCTGTGGAAAGCCGAACGCTACGAGCTCATCTCGGACATCTACAAATTGATTATCCCCATTTATGAGAAGCGGAGAGACTTTGAGGTACACGTCCTTCTAGGACGACGGTCGCGTGGACTGCTAACCGTTTGTCACGATCACATTTTTGATTCTCTGCGCAGAAACTGGCCCACCTGTACGACACATTGCATCGAGCGTACAGTAAAGTCACAGAGGTGATGCACACGGGCAAGAGGTTGTTGGGGACCTACTTCCGAGTAGCCTTCTTTGGCCAGGTCAGTTAAACATACTTTTTGTCCCCTccctctatttttatttttcaatttgaatGTTCTGATGCAACATAATGTAGTTTTAAAACTttctaacacttttttttttttttgccctctttTAAGGCAGCGGTAAGTTGCACCTCGCTGCTGGTGTCTCTGAGCTGCCCATATGTGGTGGGGCGGGTGCTTTTCTCCATCGTACCGTTTCCTACCTCAGTTGACTGTTACATTCCTCATGACAGCTTCTGCATTTGTTGCATGGCAACTTTTACATGCATATCATTTGTGAAATAGATTCATGGCCTCTGGGTGTGTTTATTTTCCACCTGTCACGGGAAGTGTAATGATACTGTCTCCTCTCCACACCGCTGTAGCATTACCAGTTTAGCGATTCAGAAGCTGAGGTAAATGAGTGTGATAGTCAACGTTGTAGGACGGCAGTGTGCTTTGTGTTCCTCGCCTTGCTTCTTACGTACAGTCGATTCCGTAACGCTTCAATGTCATCTTGATTTCCTCCGAAAATATTGAAATCACCGCTTAAGTGGGTCAAAGCTTATCAAGTAGTGATGGCAAGCTGAagtttcaaatttgcttcatgaaccagttgttgtattttttggctcctctagatggcactgttggtttaAGTCAAAAATACAGCAATTGGTCTATAgatcaaatttgaagcttcatttcccaTCACTACCAAGATCACGCTTTGCTCCTCCTGTGCCTTTTGGGttgcctgttttaaaggatTCATTGTCGCTGTCAGTCACTGGCTATGACTCATTTGAATCTGATTCAaagtggtgtacctaatgttgtggccagtGATTGTTTTGCTTTGGTGTACTTGGACATTAGGAAGCGGGTCGACGGAtggtttaattgttttttgtggACTTATTTTTCATGTGTCCGGTATGTCCTCTGTCTCTCCTTAGGGCTTCTTTGAGGATGAAGACGGCAAGGAATATATCTATAAAGAACCCAAATTCACACCATTGTCTGAGATATCCCAGAGGCTCCTCAAATTGTATTCCGACAAGTTTGGTCAAGAGAACGTGAAGATGATTCAGGACTCTGGAAAGGTATGAGGAGTACTTGCCATACTTACGcgatggaaaaaaataacataaaacTCTCCTTTGCAGATCAACCCCAAAGACTTGGATTCCAAGTATGCTTACATACAAGTGACGCATGTGACGCCTGATTTGGAGGACAAAGAACTGGCAGACAGGAAGACGGATTTTGAAAGAAGCCACAACATCCGCCGCTTTGTGTTCGAGATGCCTTTCACCGTGTCGGGCAAAAAGCAAGGCGGGGTGGAGGAGCAGTGCAAACGCAGGACTATTCTAACCAGTAGGTGACCCTCCACTTTGGTTCCACATGTTCTTACTTTTAGCTCCCTTCCTTACAGTAAGACTTGTCACATGTCGACACGTGCGTCAAAGATCTAGATTAGATTCCGAACATGTCAGCTTGTTTCCCCAAGGACTTTTCTTAAGCCGCAATCACGCTTGTATATTGCTTTATGGCGCAATGAATCCAAAAGTTCAAACAAAGATTCTTACATTTACTGTCTGCTTTTTTTAACACCCCATAGCCACGCACCGTTTTCCCTACGTGAAGAAACGTATCCCCGTGATGTACCAGCAACACAAAGACCTCAGCCCCATCGAGGTGGCCATCGATGAGATGAACAAGAAGGTCGCTGAGCTGAATCAATTGTGCTCCGCCAATGAGGTGGACATGATTCGGTTGCAGCTCAAACTGCAGGGAAGCATCAGCGTCCAGGTTAGGACATCAAGTGCTCAGGAGgcaaataaacagataaatgtGGAGAAGTCACCTCCATCACATTTTAAATCTCATCCCTGTGCAGGTGAATGCCGGTCCGCTAGCGTACGCTCGAGCTTTTCTGGACGACGCCTGTGCCAAGAAGTATCCCGATAACAAGGTCAAACAGCTGAAAGAAGTCTTCAGGTAAGATTTCTCCCGACAGATGTTGGCTTAGATCTTCGTCACGCTCCTTCAACGCTGTCGCCCCGGCACGCAGGCATTTCGTCGAAGCGTGCGGCCACGGCTTGGGCATCAACGAGCGTCTCATCAAAGAGGACCAGCAGGAGTATCACGACGAGATGAAGGCCAACTACAGAGACCTAGCCAGGGAGCTGTCCATCATCATGCACGAGCAAGTGAGTTTTCCAAAACGCAACCAAATAAGATGGAAGGTAACGCGACATGCACATCGATAatgtaaatgttttgttttctcttggTGCTGACATGAGCAGATTGGATGGTAATGATGATGCGAAGTGTCGATGATTGGTCCAGCCAGATGAATGCAAAAGCATATATGCATTAGAATTCTTGAAAATTATAACACcacacaccactcttagagatGATTGCAAAGTCATctctacacacgcacacacgcacacacgcttaTCTTAACATGGCTATAATAAATAAGCCACCCACTTTTTATTGTGAATGTGACATTTGGCTTGATCAATATGATTTTtattgagtgtgtgtgcatgcccgTGTGTTTCTCCATACTTTCCATCTGTGTGTGCATTCAGTATCTGTTAGATCTGCTCACTCATATGTCCCCTATACACTCCAACCTTTAAGATTGAATACCATCCGCACTGTatagaaatgacattttttttgtcagcataTTTACGATGGCATCTCTTTTAAGTGTATTGATTTTGCCTTGGCGTCTGCAGATCAGCACAGTGGAAGACGGCATCAAAAGCCCTCTTCCCGATTCGCTTCACATCTTCAACGCCATCAGCGGCACGCCCACGGGGGCTACCATCCAGGGCATCCCCAGCTCTTCTTCGGTGGTGTGAAGAGCCAGAAAGGTGCGGCAACGAGGGACAACACAGATTGGACAGTCGTTGCCGCTCACTTAACAGGTCTTGACTAGAAACCTTGAGCGGGGGCGGGCTCAAAATGGCATGATGTCATTTAGTTTCTGTTAGCGGATGCTATCATGCATGTCCTCACATGATATTGTCGGTTTTCTTTTTGATAATCAGTCACACTGTGTTTTTATGTACAGTACACTTTTATAATTCCCCCTTTTGATGTATACACGAGCAGTATATGCAGCTTCCGTGCATCAATCACCCTTGTACATGTTATCTTTCTACAATTTTAACCTCCTGTATGTTAGCCAATATGAAATTGCCTCACTGTCTTGGGAGGGTTTTAGATTATTTAACGCCATTGcatcttaaagaaaaaaagaaggggaGACTCGaggtgtttatttgtgtgtgtatatatggaAAGGAAAAAGGAGCGTGTGCAATATTTGCAAAAGATTTTGCTGTGTGGATCTCAAACACTGTACAGAGGTTTTTCACCTTCATGCCAAAACGAGGAGGGGTGGAACCTGACACTGCGCCtacaagggggcgggggggtcgtTTGAAGCTTTTACCATTTTAGTGTTCATCCAATTGAAATTGTCTTTTTATATTTGGGCagcagtgagtttttttttttatttgtatttaacaCAAATCACAGTTCTGCTGTTAGCTGATGTTCCCTCTCCCCCCCGCTGCTTTTCTTGAAATAAATACACTAATTTCTCTGAAACTTGTTTTCGCTTTGTGTTCAATCTCAAGTTGTATTGTGAAGAATATCTTTTATGGAGGCTTCAGGGACTCTGTTATCATATCATGCTACCGCCCACCATAAAAGTAACAGTCAGCAGGAACGTAGGATGTATGAATGTCTAGTAAGCATTATCAAGAGGGAAAACATTGTGGCAAGTCAAGTGTGAATGGTCTCCAGATTGAAAGCAGCTTGTTGACATGGCAGGTGAGTTTTGCGTAATCCACAGTTGTGAGTCTATAACTGCCATAAATCTGACTGAACGTATACGTGTTGTTTTTAGGTGCAGATTTTAAGGAGACAAAGAAAGGGAAGAGTAAAGGAAAGGTAAAAGGTTTATTACACCTAGATGTTGATTCCTGAagtaaaaatgaatcaataatttGGGGGAGGGGGTACTCTATATTTGTTGGCTATCAAATTACTGTATTTTTACTCTTTGGTATGTTGTATGATGTAATAACAATAA
This region includes:
- the zmp:0000001200 gene encoding dedicator of cytokinesis protein 9 isoform X6, translating into MQGRASKVPKKELVIESPQQYQSLAAAEAEVDSVPQVVVKPKVIEPLDYENVLVQRKTQILSDVLRDMLKFPVEDFEILTLRRQGRSLYSTVPDNAEKGAQSLFVQECIKTYKSDWHIVNYKYEAYSGDFRQLPNKVSRPEKLAVHVFEVDEDVDKDEDTASLGSQKDGITKHGWLYKGNMNSAISVTMRSFKRRYFHLTQLGDGSYNLNFYKDEKISKEPKGTIFLDSCMGVVQNNKVRKFAFELKMQDKSTYLLAADSEGEMEDWINTLNKILHSSFEIAMQDKRNGESHDDDDLGKSDSSSGSMDSFQSARDIESRMRNEMRLKLFTLDPDTQKLDLSGIEPDVKQFEEKFGKRMLINCNDLSFNLQSCVAENEEGPTTNVEPFYVTLSLFDIQNGRKISSDFHVDLNHPSVRGMMPNYETQYINGGGDIIPEGPRLVHGVPETVMCYPRQGVFSITCPHPDIFLVARIEKVLQGGINHCAEPYMKSSDSTKVAQKVLKNAKLACHRLGQYRMPFAWSARPLFKDASGTLDKSARFSPLYRQDNNKLSNDDMLKLLADFRKPEKMAKLPVILGNLDVTIDNVAPDLTNCVTSSYIPVKQFDLSEKSPVFFEVEEFVPYIAKCSQPFTIYNNHLYVYPKFLKYDGQKSFAKARNLAVCIEFMDSDDEDALPIKCIYGRPGGPLFRKSAFAAVLHHQQNPEFYDEFKIELPTQLHEKHHLLFTLYHVSCESNSKASTKKREQVETQVGYAWLPLLKDGRVIMNDCHIPVAANLPAGYLSCQGGASKHSGPEVKWVDGAKPLFKVSTHLVSTIYTQDQHLHNFFHHCQSVASSPQAPGCELVKYLKSLHAMESHVMIKFLPTTLNQLFRVLTSASQEDVAVNVTRVMIHIVAQCHEEGLEHYLRSYVKFVFKTEPYTVSTSRSVHEELAKAMTAILKPSTDFLTCNKLLKYSWYFFEALVKSMAQYLVESCKVKLSRNQRFSASFHHTVETVVNMMMPHITQKYKDNLDAARNANHSLAVFIKRCFNLMDRGFVFKQINNYINCFMPGDPKTLFEFKFEFLRVVCNHEHYVPLNLPMPFGKGRILRFQDLQLDYSLTDDFCKNHFLVGLLLREVNAALQEFREIRQTAIQVLKNLMMKHTFDDRYTSKSQQARLATLYLPLFGLLQENVNRLNVKEVTPFTVNHCNSNGREDSLLTNTLMTPPRSSTFLDTSLHKDVFGAISGTASPHASSTPNVNSVRHADSRGSLISTDSGNSLPERNTEKGNSLDKSQPASSMGSLLRCDKLEQAEIKSFLMCFLHLLKSMSEDALFTYWNKATSAELMDFFTLVEVCLHQFRYMGKRYIARNQDGAGHVAHERKSQTLPVSRNRAGMMHARLQQLSSLDNSYTFNHTYSHMDADTLNHSLLDANIATEVCLTVLDTLSIFIMGFKTQLCADHGHSPLMKKVFEVHLCFLRINQSETALKQVFTSLRTFIYKFPSTFFEGRADMCAAFCYEILKCCNSKLSSIRSDAAHLLYFLMKSNFDYTGRKSFVRTHLQVVIAVSQLIADVIGIGSTRFQHSLSIINNCANSDRTIKNTAFPSDVKDLTKRIRTVLMATAQMKEHERDPEMLVDLQYSLAKSYTSTPELRKTWLDSMARIHVKNGDLSEAAMCYVHVAALVAEYLRRKGMFKQGCSAFEVVTPNVDEEAAMMEDVGMQDVHFNEDVLMELLEECADGLWKAERYELISDIYKLIIPIYEKRRDFEKLAHLYDTLHRAYSKVTEVMHTGKRLLGTYFRVAFFGQGFFEDEDGKEYIYKEPKFTPLSEISQRLLKLYSDKFGQENVKMIQDSGKINPKDLDSKYAYIQVTHVTPDLEDKELADRKTDFERSHNIRRFVFEMPFTVSGKKQGGVEEQCKRRTILTTTHRFPYVKKRIPVMYQQHKDLSPIEVAIDEMNKKVAELNQLCSANEVDMIRLQLKLQGSISVQVNAGPLAYARAFLDDACAKKYPDNKVKQLKEVFRHFVEACGHGLGINERLIKEDQQEYHDEMKANYRDLARELSIIMHEQISTVEDGIKSPLPDSLHIFNAISGTPTGATIQGIPSSSSVV